A stretch of the Papaver somniferum cultivar HN1 chromosome 6, ASM357369v1, whole genome shotgun sequence genome encodes the following:
- the LOC113291764 gene encoding F-box protein At2g07140-like, whose product MSHIGISSKLPFHFLYVQFLYITLARNAEVETKMKQCDIKVQKRHSCQKKAKKAKMIKVASLGDHELVVCQILSRLPAKSLMRFKCVCESWQSLIQRDGHFIDLHFSRSRTRSCNGTVGATSLLVRVPSLWYRNGRCLLSAKLLIPSESGNGGGAAVQMKIPLNITTRISMLNIVNGLICLMDQKSRCVSVFNPSTRESTPWIKSIVMQKQEEKGGLSKNDKLLFAGSWDAVGYDHATKDYKAVSFWTYKIDHVCEIFSLRHKSWRIIDAVPPVCPTLIHFTHFVHVTGSIYWLRAGKPIIVVVELNLVTEKFRVISVPNEIIIYSCIGGCYKTEVMEVGNTIWS is encoded by the coding sequence ATGTCGCATATCGGTATATCCAGTAAGTTGCCGTTTCACTTTTTATATGTTCAGTTTTTGTACATAACCCTAGCTAGGAACGCAGAAGTTGAAACTAAGATGAAGCAATGCGATATCAAAGTGCAGAAAAGGCACAGCTGCCAGAAGAAAGCAAAGAAGGCGAAGATGATCAAAGTTGCTTCGCTAGGTGATCATGAGTTAGTAGTTTGTCAGATACTGAGCAGACTCCCGGCTAAATCACTTATGAGGTTCAAGTGTGTATGCGAAAGTTGGCAATCTTTGATTCAAAGAGATGGACACTTCATTGATTTACACTTTAGTAGGTCACGAACACGCAGTTGTAATGGAACTGTTGGTGCGACCTCCCTTCTCGTCAGGGTGCCATCTCTATGGTATCGTAATGGACGATGTTTGTTATCGGCGAAATTATTAATACCATCTGAAAGCGGCAATGGAGGAGGAGCAGCTGTTCAAATGAAAATACCTCTTAATATTACTACTCGAATAAGCATGCTCAATATTGTCAATGGTTTGATTTGTCTTATGGACCAGAAATCACGTTGCGTTAGTGTATTTAACCCTAGCACCAGAGAATCAACACCCTGGATTAAGTCGATAGTTATgcagaaacaagaagaaaaaggtgGGCTTTCAAAGAATGATAAACTTTTGTTTGCTGGTTCTTGGGATGCTGTCGGATACGATCATGCTACCAAGGACTACAAAGCCGTATCCTTTTGGACTTACAAGATAGATCACGTTTGTGAGATCTTTAGTTTGAGACACAAGTCGTGGCGAATCATCGATGCAGTCCCACCGGTTTGTCCCACCCTTATACATTTTACACATTTTGTTCATGTGACTGGTTCCATATACTGGTTGCGTGCTGGTAAACCAATTATTGTCGTTGTCGAATTAAATTTGGTCACTGAAAAATTTAGAGTAATCTCAGTTCCTAATGAAATCATCATTTATTCCTGTATCGGTGGTTGTTACAAGACTGAAGTAATggaagtaggaaataccatatggtcctag